The genomic stretch CCCATCTCAAGCAGCGCCCGGTCACGCATACCCGAAGCCCCGCCATGGCGGGCGATCTGTCGATCATGGATGGCAAGGACAGCAGCCAGCGGAACCCAGACCGGCTTACTCAAGCAAGGGCCTGAAGCAGGTCGCGGTTTTCATCCATAACGATCTCGGCAGTGGCCAGCGCGGCGGCCACTTCGGGATTATGCGGAGTGATTTTCAGACTGCCATCGTCCCCGCGCACGATGAAAAGGGTATCGCCTTCCTTTGCATCGAGAATGGTAAGCATCTCGGTTGTCAGCGTCATGACGGCAGAGTTGCCGACCTTGCGGATCTTGGATTCAATCATTGCGGACCTCCTTGGATATATGAACGTATATACCGACCGCCCGGTTTCAAGCAAGCTTTGCGGACAGGATCACGGGGCGGGCCGCTGGGCTTTGTTGATGCCATGGATGCTCCTTCCTACTGTGATGGCTTCAACACTCATCACAATGGCACATTGCGATCCCGTCGGGAGGAGCATCCACGCCATCAATAAAGCCGGTCCGCATAGCCGTTCTTAATGGCTACACCGCGCTTGGCATACTTGCCACGGGTCCGTTGCATTATGCAGGTGGTCGGTGCGATCTTGCTTGCGAGGAGGAGCCGCCATGCCGTGTCGTGACCCGTTCAAAGGCCATCGATTTCCGAAAGATGTGATCCTGCTCGCCGTTCGGTGGTATTGTCGGTATCCGCTGTCCTATCGCAACGTTCGCGATCTTCTTGCCGAGCGTGGGATCACGATCGACGCGGCCACGATATACCGTTGGGTGCAGAAGTTTTCTCCCGAAATCCGCAGACGCGCTTACGGTCGACACCGCAGCTGGCGCGGCCTGCAGTGGCATGTTGACGAAACCTACGTCCGCGTGAATGGCCGATGGTGCTATCTTTGGCGTGCTGTCGACCAATGTGGCCAACTGATCGATTTCCGTCTGACGGCGCGGCGAACGGCCAGTGCAGCAAGGGCATTCATGCGCCAGGCATCGGACTCCGTCCGCTGCTATCATCCTCTGACCATCGTGACCGACAAGGCTCATAGCTACGCGAAGGTTATCGGCGAGTGGAATGCCCGCTCGAGTCCGGAAGACGCAATTCGCCATGTCACCAGGAAGTATCTCAACAATCGGATTGAAGGCGATCATGCGGTGCTCAAGCATCGACTGGCGCCGATGCGCGGACTTCAAAGCCTGAGTTCTGCGAAAGCCACCCTGAAAGGGGTCGAGACGTTCCGCGCCATCCGCAACGGTCATTTCGCAGGATGTGAGCAGGGCGTCGCCAACGAGATAGCCTTCGTCAGGAATCTGTTCGATGATAAGAAAAAGGTCGCCTGAACAAGGCGTGACACGCTTTCACCGTCCTGAACCCAGCAACGCAACGGACCCTTTGAGAGGGTAGGTGTGAGGCCTTGCCACAGAGGTCACACGGCGAGTGGTAGCTGTGTTTCTCTATCTACGACCGAACCTGCTAAAGCATCTACACCTAAGTCTAAGTCCTTTATGGGTGTCGAGGTGTCCGTTTCAAAGTTAACAAGTAATGCTTCGTAAACAGCATTTCGGTTACTTTCTTTTGCGCCGACATGATAGAAGTGCTTTTTCGTTTGGATCGAAAAATCTCCCCAAAGCGAGAAAACGTAGTCATTCACGCGATACTTATTTTGGAGCCAAGTTGACATAATGAATGGTGAACCACTCTTCGTAACCAGTGTGTGTAAGTCGCGTTCTTCTTCTTCTGACCAAGAGTCAAAATAATCGACATGGCGACCTAGGTAGGGGGGGTCGCAATACACTAGGTCACTTGGTTCTACTTCGTACAGAGTGTCTCTAAACTCCTGATGTCTGAACTCAAAGTCACCCTGATTAATGACATGTGATACGGCAGAAATCTGGTTGCATATCTTGGTCACAAGAGCTTGCGCAAATCTGTTTGGCTTGCGGCAAAAAGGAACATTAAAACCACCCTTCTTATTGAACCTCATCATTCCGTTGAAGCAAGAACGGCTCAAAAACATGAAGTCTAGTGGATTGCCATCTGTGTTAAATCGCTCTCTTACAGTGTAGTAGTGAGCCCCTTCTGTATCTAACAGCTTGTTACCTTCTTCGATTAAGAATTTGCGGGCAATATCTGCTGTGATCTCGCCATCTTGCAGGCTTTTGTAGAACCTTATGAGGTGGGGATTGCTATCGCACAGTAGAGCTCGTTTGGGTTGGATGTTGAAGGCAACAACGCCCGTTCCCATGAACGGTTCAACCCATCTGTCGTAGTCTTGGTGGGTGCTTGTTTGGTGTATCCACTCTGCAAGCTTTGTTTTGATGCCTTGAGATTTGATTGGCGGAACTATGGTCATGTCTATTACTTCGCTTTCCGCCGAGGCTTCGGCCTGTTGATAAGATTCGCATCCATTCCCTTAAATTCTAGGTACTCAGAGAGCTTGGTTAGATTTTTGAATTTCTTAGGGTTTTTGGGGTCTGGAACTTGCAGAACGCCTTGGTTTATCCAGTATTCGTCAAAGACGTCTTCGCCCAAGTTCGCAAATGCTCCGTTGCCTGCAAGAACGTCTGGAATATAGCTGATACTACCGATATTGGCCGTGTTTCCGCTTCCACTACGGTCGCTTGCAATTTTCCATTTTTCCTCAACAAAAAACAGTAAATCTGTGATCACCGAAGTGATTGAAGTAAGCTCTGAAAGGTCGCGAACCTCTGTTTCATCAATGTCGTCAGATAGTGCGCGAGTATAAAGAATTCCTAATGATATGTGAGCATTGTAGTCTTTGTACGGGAACTGGATATTCTTCGTACTTGCGCGATCTCGAAAATATGCACCGTGCGAACCGAGCGTGAAACCGTTGCAAAAGTCTTTGTATTCGGAGAGGCGATAGGTGGTTTTGATATCGACCGCGAACTTTACCGACGGGTCTGACTTTTTGACGAATGATATATCAGGGTACCAGTTCTGATGTTCAGCCAAAACAAGATCGTACCCTGCCGCATCTGCAAACTCTAAAAACTTTGGAAATAATTGAATTTCCAGTATTTTTGAGATGATTTTTGTATCGGCAGATATTGTGTAAATATTCTGGTCAACGTCGATGAAGCCCTTGATTGACCAGTCGCCACCGTTTGTTGAAACATATTCGGTTAGGGTTGTCCCAAGCTCCCGAAGTTGGGCCATAAACTCTGTAGTGGCTTCATCCATATTTCTGCTCGTTATCTAAGGTTTTTTTGTTTATTGCAGTATGCCAAGAATGCAGCGCCTGCATTCTTTGGCGGATTCCTCTTGGTGGCTTCGCTCTTGGCGAACACCAGCCAATCAGAGCGTAGGGCATAGTAATCCCGACCCTTCTCCCTAGCAATGGTCCTGGCCTTCTCCTCAGCCCACTCCGGCAGTTGGATTTCGGGCGATAGGTTGCTCTGTGGTGAGCGCGGACGGAAGATCACCAGGTCATCTGGGGTCAGCTCCATGCGATAGAACGGCGTGTGATCATCCTCGATGATCTGGCGGATGTTCAGCCGGAACTTCTTCAAGGGGGCGTTGCTGCCGGTCTTTTCCTGAAGCTTGGCGAGGCCGATGTGCCATTTCGGCTGGCCTCCGCAGTGCTTGCGGCCGATTTCATACAGGCGGCGTTCAAGCGGGCGACGCAGGCGAAAATAGTCGTTCGAGATCGTTATGACATCGTTGGCTTCAATCGCCCGCATGAACCAGTCAGACAGGACGACCTCGCAATAATCGAGCCGCCATAGCCCTTCTTCCTGCATGACAAATCCGGCTTCGTCCACGAGGCTGAAAATCCGGACTTCACGCTTGCCGCCTGTGCGGATCGTCGTGGTGAACTGTGTCCCCTGTAGCCGTTTGAAGGCTTGCTCCAGCCGCTTGTAGTGGTTGCCCCCAATCGGGCGGTTTGTGGAGATGGACAGCTCGCGGGCGCTGAACCGGACGCGTTTCCCGATCTTCTCGCCCCGGTTCTTCATGTGCATCAACTGGCTGATGCAGAAGATCAGAATATCCTTGTCCTTGATGGTGGGAAGGCCAAGGCCGGAGGGGACGATTTCCAGCCTGTTTTCGCCGTTCTGGTAAACCAGATGCCGCATGTCCGGCTTGGTCGCCAGGGAGAACAGGGGGTGCTCCATCGAGGCGGTGTCGTCCTTAGGGACAACATCCGCGATATCGAGGATGAAGAAGTCTTTCTGGGGGTGTCTATCTGGGAGCAAAGGCATGCTCACAGGCTACAGTAAATTTGACCCATCAGGAACCCGGAATTTGACCTATCAGGAACCGCGCGTGGGTCGTTAGATCGAGAACCAAAGTTTGACCCATCAGGAACCCTCGAGAGGCGATTTTCCGTTTGACCCTTTCGGAACCGGAATTTGACCCTTTCGGAACCCACGTTTGACCCTTTCGGAACCCTGTGGATGGTTTCCTTTTATGGTATCAGTAAGTTAGTGGCGAATTTTGGCCCTGTAACATACTCCGTAGGGGTCCGTTGCATTATGCAGGTGGTCGGTGCGATCTTGCTTGCGAGGAGGAGCCGCCATGCCGTGTCGTGACCCGTTCAAAGGCCATCGATTTCCGAAAGATGTGATCCTGCTCGCCGTTCGGTGGTATTGTCGGTATCCGCTGTCCTATCGCAACGTTCGCGATCTTCTTGCCGAGCGTGGGATCACGATCGACGCGGCCACGATATACCGTTGGGTGCAGAAGTTTTCTCCCGAAATCCGCAGACGCGCTTACGGTCGACACCGCAGCTGGCGCGGCCTGCAGTGGCATGTTGACGAAACCTACGTCCGCGTGAATGGCCGATGGTGCTATCTTTGGCGTGCTGTCGACCAATGTGGCCAACTGATCGATTTCCGTCTGACGGCGCGGCGAACGGCCAGTGCAGCAAGGGCATTCATGCGCCAGGCATCGGACTCCGTCCGCTGCTATCATCCTCTGACCATCGTGACCGACAAGGCTCATAGCTACGCGAAGGTTATCGGCGAGTGGAATGCCCGCTCGAGTCCGGAAGACGCAATTCGCCATGTCACCAGGAAGTATCTCAACAATCGGATTGAAGGCGATCATGCGGTGCTCAAGCATCGACTGGCGCCGATGCGCGGACTTCAAAGCCTGAGTTCTGCGAAAGCCACCCTGAAAGGGGTCGAGACGTTCCGCGCCATCCGCAACGGTCATTTCGCAGGATGTGAGCAGGGCGTCGCCAACGAGATAGCCTTCGTCAGGAATCTGTTCGATGATAAGAAAAAGGTCGCCTGAACAAGGCGTGACACGCTTTCACCGTCCTGAACCCAGCAACGCAACGGACCCCTTCGCATAGATGCCAGCGCACAGCTAGAAGACCGCTCGCTGACGCGCATGCTGACGACGCTGTTCACGACCGAATTTCTGGCGGCCAACCCGGACGCCAAGGTAATCACCCGCGACATCGGGCATGACCCCGTTCCGGCGATTGATCACCGGATTATCCACGCGGCTTTCACCCCGCTTGAAGCCCGCGAAAACTGGATGGCAGAACGGCTGGCCCTGTCCGACAGGCTGGAGATATGCGCAGAAGTTGGTGACGCGTGATCAGGCGGCGTTTTGAAGTTGGCGGACGCCGTCGCGGAACTCAACCCCGCTGATGACCTCCGGGAGGCGATTCCGCCCGTCGAGTTTTCGCCATTTCGTCTGAGCAGACATCATCAGCCGGAAAGCCATGGCGAGCCCAGTCTTGCGGCTGAGGCAGCCCTTGGTGCGTTTCGTCCTGTGTCTGACGGTGGCGAACGTGCTCTCGATCGGATTTGACGTCCGGATGTGTTTCCAGTGTTCGGCCGGGTAGTCGTAGAAGGTCAGTAGTGCATCCCGATCCTTGACCAACTTGGCGACTGCCTTGTCCCATTTCACGCCGTAGGCATCGACGAAGAAGTCGAAGGCGGCCGACGCCGCGGCTCGGGTTTCGGCCTGCCAGATGTCGTGCAGGTGCGCCTTGGCCTTGGCTTGCACCGATTTCGGCAGCGCGTTGAGCACGTTCATGGTTTTGTGGAGCCAGCACCGCTGCTCCTGTGTCGAGGGGAAGACCTCGCGCAGTGCCGCCCAGAACCCCAGGGCGCCGTCGCCTATGGCGAGCTTGGGATCCTGCTTCAGTCCGCGGCGTTTGAGATCGAGCAGAACCTCGCGCCAACTCTGAGTGCTTTCGCGGAAGCCGTCGGTCATGGCCAGCAGCTCCTTGCGGCCGTATTCATCCGCACCCACGATCACCAAAACGCATTGTTTTTCCTCGGCCCTTCGCGGCTTGAAATAGACGCCGTCGGCCCAGATGTAGAGAAACCGCCGGGTGCCGAGGTCACGCTTTTCCCAGGCCTCGTACTCGGACCACCAGTCCGCTTTCAGCCGCGTGATCGTAGTGGCCGAGAGGCCCTTGGCGTGTGGCCCCAGCAGGGCGGCAAGCGCCTCACTGAAATCGCCGGTGGACACGCCCTTCAGGTAAAGCCAGGGCAGCAGCTCTTCGACCGACTTTGCCTTGCGCAGATACCGCGGCAGGATGCTGGGCGTGAACGCGATCTTGTCCGTGCCCGGCTTGCGGTCCCGCACACGCGGCACCGTCACGGCAACAGGCCCGACACCGGTCAAAATCTCACGCTCGGGCAGGTGCCCATGACGAACCAGTCTTGCGCGACCATCCTCAAGCTTGTGATCGGCAAAGGCGCCAAGCAGCGTGGACAGTTCCGCCTCAATCGCCTGCTCGATCAGCTTGCGCGCGCCGTCCCGGATGAGGTCGGTCAGCGGGTCCGGCGAAATCCCGGATGGATCAGATAGCTGGGTGATGGTATTCTCTTGCATGTGGCATATCCCTTTCTCGGTTGAGAATTGACGGCGCTTCGACACCGCCATGATATGTCGCCCCTCAGGGCATCACCAACTTTCGCGCATATCTCACAGGCTGATCGACGAAGTCGAGGCCGCAGATATCATCGTGCTGGGCGCACCGATGTACAATTACGGGATGCCCGCTGCCTTGAAGGGCTGGATTGACCACATCGCACGGATAGGGCGCACGTTTTCCTTCGATCTTTCACGCGGGGATTTCCCCATCGAGCCGATACTACAAGGGAAAAAACTGATTGTTCTGTCATCCCGTGGAGAGTTCGGGTTCGAAAAGGGTGGCCCACGGGAATATCTGAACACATTCGACCCGGCGATCGCGGCCTGCGCCCATTACTTTGGCGTTTCTGCCGCCGATATCAAGACCGTCGCCATTGAATATCAAGAGTTCAAAGACATGCGGCATGATCAATCCGTCATCGCGGCCAAAAAGAAAACCCGAGATCTCGCCCACAAACTCCTGCCGTACCATTTGGCGGGGTGAAAGTTGCATATTATTTCTCAATTTTCATGTTCCTAAATTCCCCTACCTCAGACATCGACAAACGCCAAATGCAATAGGTGGCTCTGTGGTCACGCTTGTCAGATAGCCCTTGTTTCTATGCGATGAATGCGACCAGAGAGAACTCTCTGAGCATCGCGTGCGCGTGCCAAATAAGGAGAGTTGCAACTCGATGCTAAAACCCTTGGGCAATTTGTAGAATAGTTGTATTTTGCGCATATGAAGTCGCATACGCCTGTTCTTTATGATGATTTAGACGATCTCATCAATGCCGTTGAGAAAGTTCCTAAGCCAGAATGATGGCAAGCTTTCACAAAGAGCAC from Antarctobacter heliothermus encodes the following:
- a CDS encoding AbrB/MazE/SpoVT family DNA-binding domain-containing protein, yielding MIESKIRKVGNSAVMTLTTEMLTILDAKEGDTLFIVRGDDGSLKITPHNPEVAAALATAEIVMDENRDLLQALA
- a CDS encoding IS6 family transposase translates to MPCRDPFKGHRFPKDVILLAVRWYCRYPLSYRNVRDLLAERGITIDAATIYRWVQKFSPEIRRRAYGRHRSWRGLQWHVDETYVRVNGRWCYLWRAVDQCGQLIDFRLTARRTASAARAFMRQASDSVRCYHPLTIVTDKAHSYAKVIGEWNARSSPEDAIRHVTRKYLNNRIEGDHAVLKHRLAPMRGLQSLSSAKATLKGVETFRAIRNGHFAGCEQGVANEIAFVRNLFDDKKKVA
- a CDS encoding DNA adenine methylase, with the protein product MTIVPPIKSQGIKTKLAEWIHQTSTHQDYDRWVEPFMGTGVVAFNIQPKRALLCDSNPHLIRFYKSLQDGEITADIARKFLIEEGNKLLDTEGAHYYTVRERFNTDGNPLDFMFLSRSCFNGMMRFNKKGGFNVPFCRKPNRFAQALVTKICNQISAVSHVINQGDFEFRHQEFRDTLYEVEPSDLVYCDPPYLGRHVDYFDSWSEEEERDLHTLVTKSGSPFIMSTWLQNKYRVNDYVFSLWGDFSIQTKKHFYHVGAKESNRNAVYEALLVNFETDTSTPIKDLDLGVDALAGSVVDRETQLPLAV
- a CDS encoding EcoRV family type II restriction endonuclease, with translation MDEATTEFMAQLRELGTTLTEYVSTNGGDWSIKGFIDVDQNIYTISADTKIISKILEIQLFPKFLEFADAAGYDLVLAEHQNWYPDISFVKKSDPSVKFAVDIKTTYRLSEYKDFCNGFTLGSHGAYFRDRASTKNIQFPYKDYNAHISLGILYTRALSDDIDETEVRDLSELTSITSVITDLLFFVEEKWKIASDRSGSGNTANIGSISYIPDVLAGNGAFANLGEDVFDEYWINQGVLQVPDPKNPKKFKNLTKLSEYLEFKGMDANLINRPKPRRKAK
- a CDS encoding replication initiator protein A, whose amino-acid sequence is MPLLPDRHPQKDFFILDIADVVPKDDTASMEHPLFSLATKPDMRHLVYQNGENRLEIVPSGLGLPTIKDKDILIFCISQLMHMKNRGEKIGKRVRFSARELSISTNRPIGGNHYKRLEQAFKRLQGTQFTTTIRTGGKREVRIFSLVDEAGFVMQEEGLWRLDYCEVVLSDWFMRAIEANDVITISNDYFRLRRPLERRLYEIGRKHCGGQPKWHIGLAKLQEKTGSNAPLKKFRLNIRQIIEDDHTPFYRMELTPDDLVIFRPRSPQSNLSPEIQLPEWAEEKARTIAREKGRDYYALRSDWLVFAKSEATKRNPPKNAGAAFLAYCNKQKNLR
- a CDS encoding IS256 family transposase, with the translated sequence MQENTITQLSDPSGISPDPLTDLIRDGARKLIEQAIEAELSTLLGAFADHKLEDGRARLVRHGHLPEREILTGVGPVAVTVPRVRDRKPGTDKIAFTPSILPRYLRKAKSVEELLPWLYLKGVSTGDFSEALAALLGPHAKGLSATTITRLKADWWSEYEAWEKRDLGTRRFLYIWADGVYFKPRRAEEKQCVLVIVGADEYGRKELLAMTDGFRESTQSWREVLLDLKRRGLKQDPKLAIGDGALGFWAALREVFPSTQEQRCWLHKTMNVLNALPKSVQAKAKAHLHDIWQAETRAAASAAFDFFVDAYGVKWDKAVAKLVKDRDALLTFYDYPAEHWKHIRTSNPIESTFATVRHRTKRTKGCLSRKTGLAMAFRLMMSAQTKWRKLDGRNRLPEVISGVEFRDGVRQLQNAA
- a CDS encoding NAD(P)H-dependent oxidoreductase, encoding MLGAPMYNYGMPAALKGWIDHIARIGRTFSFDLSRGDFPIEPILQGKKLIVLSSRGEFGFEKGGPREYLNTFDPAIAACAHYFGVSAADIKTVAIEYQEFKDMRHDQSVIAAKKKTRDLAHKLLPYHLAG